A single region of the Acidimicrobiia bacterium genome encodes:
- the glnA gene encoding type I glutamate--ammonia ligase: MEVSTVEQRTPGDVVKMLKDENVDVIDVRFCDLPGLMQHFSVPAHELTEDVFEDGLGFDGSSIRGFQEIQESDMLLVPDANTAVIDPFRQHKTLNINCYVRDPVTGEAYSRDPRYIARKAEDYLRGTGLADTAYFGPEAEFYIFDSVRFDQNQYSGYYFVDSVEGVWNSGRERELDGSPNLAYKPRYKEGYFPVPPMDQFQDLRSEMVRVLEQVGIAIEVQHHEVGTAGQAEIDMRFDTLGVMADKLMLYKYVVKNVARQAGYSVTFMPKPIFMDNGSGMHVHQSLWKGGEPLFFDEKGYAGLSDMARWYIGGLLRHASSVLAFSNPTTNSYKRLVPGYEAPVNLVYSQRNRSASVRIPLYSKSPKAKRLEFRCPDPSCNPYLAFSAMLMAGLDGIANRIEPPTPVDRDLYDLAPEELAKVPQVPGSLNESLAALEADHEFLLAGGVFTPDVIDTWITYKRVNEIDQVQLRPHPWEFYLYYDI; encoded by the coding sequence ATGGAGGTATCGACGGTGGAGCAGCGCACACCCGGCGACGTCGTGAAGATGCTGAAGGACGAGAACGTCGACGTGATCGACGTCCGGTTCTGCGACCTGCCGGGCCTGATGCAGCACTTCTCCGTTCCCGCGCACGAGCTGACCGAGGACGTGTTCGAGGACGGGCTCGGCTTCGACGGCTCGTCGATCCGCGGCTTCCAGGAGATCCAGGAGTCCGACATGCTCCTGGTTCCCGACGCGAACACCGCGGTGATCGACCCGTTCCGTCAGCACAAGACGCTGAACATCAACTGCTACGTGCGCGACCCCGTGACTGGTGAGGCGTACAGCCGCGACCCGCGCTACATCGCGCGGAAGGCCGAGGACTACTTGCGGGGCACGGGTCTCGCGGACACCGCGTACTTCGGGCCCGAGGCGGAGTTCTACATCTTCGACTCCGTGCGCTTCGACCAGAACCAGTACTCGGGCTACTACTTCGTCGACTCGGTCGAGGGCGTGTGGAACTCGGGTCGTGAGCGCGAGCTCGACGGTTCGCCCAACCTCGCGTACAAGCCCCGTTACAAGGAGGGCTACTTCCCGGTCCCGCCCATGGACCAGTTCCAGGACCTGCGTTCCGAGATGGTCCGCGTCCTCGAGCAGGTCGGCATCGCGATCGAGGTGCAGCACCACGAGGTCGGCACCGCCGGTCAGGCCGAGATCGACATGCGCTTCGACACGCTCGGCGTCATGGCCGACAAGCTGATGCTCTACAAGTACGTGGTGAAGAACGTGGCGCGTCAGGCCGGCTACTCGGTGACGTTCATGCCGAAGCCGATCTTCATGGACAACGGCTCGGGCATGCACGTGCACCAGTCGTTGTGGAAGGGCGGTGAGCCGCTGTTCTTCGACGAGAAGGGCTACGCGGGCCTGTCCGACATGGCGCGCTGGTACATCGGCGGGCTGCTGCGTCACGCGTCGTCGGTGCTCGCGTTCTCGAACCCGACGACGAACTCCTACAAGCGGTTGGTGCCTGGTTACGAGGCGCCAGTCAACCTCGTGTACTCGCAGCGGAACCGGTCCGCGTCGGTCCGCATCCCGCTCTACTCGAAGAGCCCGAAGGCGAAGCGACTCGAATTCCGCTGCCCCGACCCGTCGTGCAACCCGTACCTCGCGTTCTCCGCGATGCTGATGGCCGGGCTCGACGGGATCGCGAACCGCATCGAGCCGCCGACACCCGTCGACCGCGACCTGTACGACCTCGCGCCCGAGGAGCTCGCGAAGGTACCGCAGGTTCCGGGGTCGCTGAACGAGAGCCTCGCCGCGCTCGAGGCCGACCACGAGTTCCTGCTCGCGGGAGGCGTGTTCACGCCGGACGTGATCGACACGTGGATCACGTACAAGCGGGTGAACGAGATCGACCAGGTGCAGCTCCGCCCGC